A genomic stretch from Octopus bimaculoides isolate UCB-OBI-ISO-001 chromosome 15, ASM119413v2, whole genome shotgun sequence includes:
- the LOC106870776 gene encoding tyrosine-protein kinase BAZ1B, which produces MPLLGKKIFVYAKPLVNRKSEEVIYSIAHTKEQFRSKQDYEKRVALYKNRIWTCQSTGHTNLTHEEAWNSEKNVKKSVQSQFQTCYEKPVLEIVHHSILSLDTLVDQAWLKLQQVLSINECVSLKVKTSGKVVKAKVVRIDTCGIEANPTSNCSSPSSDKENTDENSSNKDTGQKKWVPPKLLPYKYSIKLNEEEKIINCVPAADLTRVDRPPPKELLRLFIRTHALRAGVTSSSPWVVDDIMIKKHSIQNKLADVFLSPMKIQDHSLDECAKKRKLSSSKSQNSSNAKKSKLDKSKPAKTSKKKKDESESSSKKKAKQGKLNTSSSSSNSSCTTKRKPSISKNSNSGSPSKKSKLVNDVDSSDEDSDTSEDCTLGKLKKKLPLSKDDDDVPLSTLKMQRTPTKSKKTDSRQSTPKKPKTVQKDQGKGSAKKSSSKSSEKKKSSKESDKKKKVSGEKDKKKSSSSSSSNKSKDKETPKKNKSMKQMTLLEMSTKKGPKTPEKKKPSTTSSPQKPPPLVRKLMAAMKTKDSNRNEYKKILEKVVIHLSAQQREKLPPDVKDIVLKAFQSHEERKKLKAMTAEQREEYLQKKREESKKKQAEDRRARQEAIRKKKRELSRRYEDQDLDQKSLPVPKLISHPKVLPIEAFGDVAMVTEFINCFAGLLMPQGEKVYYTDTLMKALVDKEKGSSYIAEILVILLQTLLQDEISEDYAELKTSLSDIPVNHYTATELVRLALRKIDTDVADEAQSDDSSTSGVEEELELNEELIDMLENHELNDLEPAQKLQILKGLCLRIMGTYSVQDFMEQKQAEASDLWRRRLFSLKEKKQQRFLANANKITLKEDQSDSKENDPKNGNVKTEPRNIKASGESGLTIRDFYGNKVAEEEEANFSDDGLASVVKRRQRRAAVVAKEKEKRDKEERERREKEYAVLRKIKEEEAFEKEFNDGISFAKLVLRLSPIGTDRNHSRYWVFSRCTPGLYVEKGWIPDEIAFSFKNESDDSSCSSDDEVLSNSQNSHYNNKPVETSVPEPGQNTWSVYETEEEFDNFIASLHPQGIRESALKSELLKRRDDIVKNMNATKKSSSKDVTVKKTEEEESDNPLDMKEAFKRELRETETRLRNGGLGGVFDQEEWEKKIETSVAISDMANCMLDTQSYVLERFLQGIMGKSKSKSSDSEKKEENTDSSVKEEEDKELINMGLLKWKEAVEHSKTYSRLHVLLGILDACIKWEKSAENAKCKICRKKGIGEQLILCDDCNQAFHLYCLRPALPWIPEGDWYCPACLPQSERRSRRTASRKKYGEDTDDEKGDSDDGDTEGDDLRQSEKEHYENCVVCDGQDDLIQCSQCPDVYHIECHDPPLRHPPRGQWICTQCKSGGRRSRSRQAVAKQRQERAQRRKKYMKESEEEEEEEEEEEEEEEEEEEEEEEEESEEDIPKSSKSKKKVQLRTYSKRKPRVKKNCKEESEEEEEEEEICEAILIRLIINKNSWPFRLPVDERQVPDYYELIANPIDLRTIKHKVVDAEYKYTENFVEDLSLMFRNCAIYNSVDSEVYRCMVLLEKQFINLLSKFLPQYPYSRKKSTNGYTDQAYTCYGTRKRGHCI; this is translated from the exons GTATTCTCTCTTTGGACACATTGGTTGACCAAGCTTGGCTCAAGCTACAACAAGTTCTTTCAATCAATGAATGTGTTTCTCTGAAAGTCAAGACTTCTGGTAAAGT gGTGAAAGCCAAAGTTGTTAGAATCGATACATGTGGTATTGAG GCCAATCCTACAAGTAATTGCAGTTCTCCATCAAGTGATAAAGAAAATACAGATGAAAACAGTTCTAATAAAGATACTGGGCAAAAGAAGTGGGTGCCTCCCAAA TTATTACCGTATAAATACAGCATAAAactaaatgaagaagaaaaaattattaactgtGTACCAGCTGCTGATTTAAC TCGTGTTGACCGGCCACCTCCGAAAGAACTTCTTCGTTTGTTCATCAGAACACATGCTTTACGTGCTGGTGTAACGTCTTCCAGTCCTTGGGTTGTTGATGATATCATGATTAAAAAACATAGCATACAGAATAAACTTGCAGATGTTTTCTTATCTCCAATGAAG atACAAGATCATTCCTTAGATGAATGTGCAAAGAAACGAAAACTGTCCAGTAGTAAATCTCAGAATTCTTCAAATGCCAAAAAATCTAAACTTGATAAATCCAAACCTGCGAAAACCTCCAAGAAAAAGAAGGATGAATCGGAAAGCAGTTCGAAGAAGAAAGCAAAGCAGGGTAAATTGAatactagtagtagcagtagcaacagcagctgtACCACTAAAAGGAAACCCTCTATATCGAAGAACAGCAACAGCGGCAGTCCAAGCAAAAAAAGCAAATTAGTGAATGATGTGGATTCTTCTGATGAAGATTCAGATACTAGCGAAGATTGTACTcttggaaaattaaaaaaaaagcttccGTTGagcaaagacgatgatgatgtccCCCTAAGTACGTTAAAAATGCAGCGTACGCCCACAAAGAGCAAAAAAACTGACAGCCGGCAAAGCACCCCTAAAAAGCCTAAGACTGTACAGAAAGACCAGGGCAAAGGGAGTGCTAAGAAATCGTCATCGAAGAGCTCTGAAAAGAAGAAGTCTTCGAAAGAGTCTGACAAAAAGAAGAAAGTCTCCGGTgagaaggataaaaagaaaagtagtagtagtagtagtagtaataaatcTAAGGATAAAGAAACTCCGAAAAAGAACAAG AGTATGAAACAAATGACATTGCTGGAAATGTCGACCAAGAAAGGACCAAAGACACCTGAGAAAAAGAAACCCTCCACCACATCTTCACCTCAAAAACCACCTCCTCTTGTACGAAA ATTAATGGCAGCTATGAAGACTAAAGATAGTAACAGAAATGAATAtaagaaaattctagaaaaagtTGTTATACATTTATCAGCTCAACAGAGAGAAAAATTGCCTCCCGATGTGAAAGACATTGTCCTGAAAGCTTTCCAAAGTCATGAGGAAAGGAAAAAGct GAAGGCAATGACTGCAGAACAACGTGAGGAATATctacaaaagaaaagagaagaatccAAGAAAAAACAAGCTGAAGATCGAAGAGCAAGACAGGAAGCAATCAGGAAGAAGAAACGAGAACTTTCAAGG CGTTACGAAGATCAAGATCTGGATCAAAAGTCTCTTCCGGTTCCAAAATTGATTTCACATCCAAAGGTTTTACCGATAGAAGCATTTGGTGATGTTGCTATGGTTACAGAATTCATTAACTGTTTTGCTGGTTTATTAATGCCACAAGGAGAAAAAGTCTATTATACAG ATACATTAATGAAAGCTCTCGTTGATAAGGAGAAAGGTTCTTCATATATTGCGGAAATACTTGTTATATTGCTGCAGACATTATTGCAAGATGAAATATCTGAG GATTATGCTGAATTGAAAACCTCACTTTCTGATATCCCTGTGAATCACTATACTGCCACCGAACTTGTCCGTCTTGCGCTGAGGAAAATCGATACAGATGTCGCTGATGAAGCACAGAGTGATGACAGCTCAACGAGTGGAGTAGAAGAAGAGTTAGAATTA AATGAAGAATTGATAGATATGTTGGAAAATCATGAATTAAATGATCTAGAACCTGCTCAAAAACTTCAGATTTTGAAAGGATTGTGTCTTCGTATTATGGGCACTTACTCTGTGCAAGATTTCATGGAACAGAAACAGGCCGAAGCTTCAGATCTTTG gCGTAGAAGACTGTTTTCtctgaaagaaaagaagcaacaAAGATTTCTtgcaaatgcaaacaaaataacattgaaaGAGGACCAGTCAGATTCTAAGGAAAACGATCCGAAAAAtgggaatgtaaagacagaaccCAGAAATATAAAGGCTAGTGGTGAGTCTG GTTTAACCATCAGAGATTTTTATGGCAATAAAGTTGCTGAAGAAGAGGAGGCTAACTTTTCAGATGATGGCTTAGCATCGGTTGTTAAACGACGGCAACGGAGAGCTGCTGTTGttgcaaaagagaaagaaaaacgagaTAAGGAGGAACGCGAAAG aCGAGAGAAAGAATATGCTGTACTTCGCAAGATAAAGGAGGAAGAAGCATTTGAGAAGGAATTTAAC gATGGAATATCTTTTGCTAAGCTTGTTCTACGCCTATCTCCAATTGGAACGGACCGAAATCATAGCCGATATTGGGTATTTTCTCGATGCACCCCAGGTCTTTATGTTGAAAAAG GCTGGATTCCTGATGAAATTGCATTCAGTTTCAAAAATGAGTCTGATGACAGTTCTTGTAGCTCCGATGATGAAGTCCTTTCAAATTCACAAAACTCACATTATAACAACAAACCGGTTGAAACGAG CGTTCCTGAACCTGGCCAAAACACCTGGTCTGTTTATGAAACAGAAGAagaatttgataattttatagCCAGCCTTCACCCACAAGGAATCAGGGAAAGTGCTCTCAAATCAGAACTTTTAAAACGCCGTGATGACATTGTAAAAAATATGAATGCAACAAAGaa AAGTTCGTCCAAAGATGTCACTGTTAAAAAGACTGAAGAAGAGGAGAGTGACAACCCTCTCGATATGAAAGAGGCTTTCAAAAGG gAGCTTCGAGAAACTGAAACCCGTCTACGTAATGGAGGACTTGGTGGTGTGTTTGATCAGGAAGAAtgggaaaagaaaattgaaacgtCTGTAGCTATATCGGACATG gCTAACTGTATGTTAGACACCCAGAGTTATGTTTTAGAACGGTTCTTGCAAGGAATTATGGGAAAATCTAAATCAAAAAGttctgattctgaaaagaaagaagaaaatactgaTTCTTCTG TCAAAGAGGAGGAAGACAAAGAACTGATAAATATGGGTCTCTTAAAATGGAAAGAAGCTGTAGAACACTCTAAAACATATTCACGCTTACATGTTTTACTTGGAATTTTGGATGCCTGCATCAAATGGGAGAAGTCCGCTGAGAATGCT AAATGTAAAATTTGCCGGAAGAAAGGAATTGGTGAACAGTTGATACTGTGTGATGATTGTAACCAGGCATTTCATTTATACTGCCTTCGTCCTGCTCTTCCCTGGATACCCGAGGGTGACTGGTATTGTCCTGCATGTCTG CCTCAGTCAGAACGTAGGAGTCGAAGAACTGCTTCCAGGAAGAAATATGGTGAAGATACAGATGATGAG AAGGGAGACAGTGATGACGGCGATACTGAGGGAGACGATTTACGTCAATCAGAGAAGGAACATTATGAAAATTGTGTTGTGTGTGATGGCCAAGATGACTTAATTCAGTGTTCACAGTGTCCTGATGTCTACCATATAGAATGCCACGATCCACCTTTAAGACATCCACCCAG GGGACAATGGATTTGTACTCAATGTAAAAGTGGTGGCCGAAGATCAAGATCACGACAAGCTGTTGCCAAACAAAGACAAGAGAGGGCTCAACGAC gtAAGAAGTATATGAAAGAGtctgaggaagaggaagaagaggaggaggaagaggaagaagaagaggaggaggaggaagaagaagaagaggaagaagaatctGAAGAAGACATTCCTAAAAGTTCAAAATCCAAGAAAAAAGTACAGCTCAGAACATATT cTAAAAGAAAACCGAGAGTGAAGAAAAACTGTAAGGAAGAGtctgaagaggaggaggaggaggaagaa ATTTGTGAAGCAATTTTAATTCGGTTGATAATAAACAAGAACAGTTGGCCCTTCAGACTTCCCGTTGATGAACGACAG GTCCCTGATTATTACGAATTAATTGCCAACCCAATTGACCTTCGAACAATAAAACATAAAGTTGTGGATGCAGAATATAAATACACTGAGAATTTTGTCGAAGATTTATCACTCATGTTCCGTAATTGTGCCATTTATAATTCA GTCGACAGTGAAGTTTACCGATGCATGGTTCTGCTGGAGAAGCAGTTCATCAATCTCTTATCGAAATTCCTGCCCCAATACCCGTACAGCCGAAAGAAAAGTACAAATGGATATACCGACCAAGCATACACCTGTTATGGTACGCGAAAAAGGGGCcattgtatatga